The Rhodohalobacter sp. SW132 genome includes a region encoding these proteins:
- a CDS encoding TonB-dependent receptor yields the protein MKNRLLSSVSIMTLVTLLITIDVFAQNTGRITGVITDQVTEETLAGATVQIAGTTRGVVTDQNGRYNLVNVPAGSIQLQVSYIGYQRRTIEVEVEAGEVVDLDILLRWDSVEGDEVSITAQALGQTRAINEQLRSNTISNIVSSDRIRELPDVNAAESIGRLPGIAIQRSGGEANKVLIRGMSPKFSTVSVNGVRVPSTGGDDRSIDLSLISSNMLDGIEVKKANTPDMDADAIAGSVDLRLRDAPEGLLFDIQGQGGYNQLQDYYGNYKISGSVSNRFLDNRLGVIATVNVDEHDRSADQLNAGYARYDFPDSDDIGVRLTSVNAQEHNTIRGRQGGSLLLDYRLPNGKIAANTFYNELSNEGVRRTNNILADRPGSEINIFSGTTTILTSAISVEQDYGWVQFDAGASRTHSASESPRNYYTNFRLETQGAGAPGFPSDSVGMTPAGVLNYYEPNDAMRLDNTNINETRRDETNYTVQLNATFPFNIGSRIDGEVKTGGKVRWFNKSNEQNQFGRSWAYAGLAYNEQTGEPTGYEADLLRCIYNQFPNGELNGYNVYQEQVVNDSDYQYIPIVYFDSGYSRNDFLSGEGGFPIGYNISPEDAKAFTDAADNCVGRDGRGGIFENVNASRNNDYSGEERIDAAYIMSEVNLGRYVKLIPGVRWEHEYSRYVTERFREVVTNNVEQPPQDVTELDVTRNYSFILPMVHLQIAPTDWLQIRLARTETIARPDYTQYIPRTNVNSMFTEINANNTDLRPAKSNNYDASVSVYQNHVGLFTVSGFHKTVEDLPLWKRSHQRTQDPLPDGLNIPQGRDINGDGTPDEPDWTWNDPRITTYINAPFDSEYWGIEFDWQTNFWYLPSVFQGLVLNINYTRMFSDTSFLTTVTSHRECVNNCGTPFATFERIYKDTLRTGARAFDQPAHLANITVGYDYKGFSTRLSYLYQGDRLTGVASATEPVRDSYSAAYRRWDLTVKQRIQAGFLQNANLELFANFSNLTSTPDRNLIGGDGDRSLGFGSPTFVEYYGFTMDLGLRFRL from the coding sequence ATGAAGAATAGATTACTATCCTCAGTAAGTATAATGACTCTGGTCACGCTGTTAATAACAATTGATGTATTTGCGCAAAATACGGGAAGAATTACCGGGGTTATCACAGATCAGGTAACAGAAGAAACATTAGCAGGTGCCACAGTTCAGATAGCTGGCACAACGAGAGGGGTTGTTACAGATCAAAACGGAAGATATAATTTGGTAAATGTCCCTGCTGGATCAATTCAGCTACAGGTTTCATATATCGGTTATCAGAGACGAACAATTGAAGTGGAGGTTGAAGCAGGTGAAGTTGTAGATCTCGATATTTTATTGAGGTGGGATAGCGTAGAAGGTGATGAAGTCAGCATAACTGCACAAGCGCTGGGCCAAACACGAGCTATAAATGAACAACTCAGATCAAATACAATATCAAACATCGTATCTAGCGACAGAATTCGAGAACTTCCAGATGTAAATGCAGCTGAATCTATTGGCCGATTACCTGGGATTGCCATTCAAAGAAGTGGTGGTGAAGCCAATAAAGTGCTGATTAGAGGGATGTCTCCAAAATTCAGCACGGTATCAGTTAATGGAGTAAGAGTTCCATCTACCGGTGGGGATGATCGCAGTATTGACCTTTCACTGATTTCATCAAATATGCTTGATGGAATTGAAGTAAAAAAAGCGAACACACCTGATATGGATGCAGATGCTATTGCAGGATCTGTTGATCTCAGACTGAGGGATGCTCCTGAGGGATTGTTATTTGATATTCAGGGACAGGGGGGGTACAACCAGCTGCAGGATTATTATGGTAATTATAAAATTTCCGGGTCAGTCAGTAATCGATTTTTAGACAATAGACTGGGTGTTATTGCAACTGTAAATGTAGATGAACACGATCGGAGTGCAGATCAGTTAAATGCCGGTTATGCACGGTATGATTTTCCCGATTCAGATGACATTGGTGTAAGGCTAACGAGTGTAAATGCACAGGAACACAATACAATCAGAGGAAGACAAGGTGGTAGTTTATTACTTGATTACAGATTGCCAAATGGAAAGATAGCTGCCAATACATTTTATAATGAGTTATCAAATGAGGGGGTAAGAAGAACCAATAATATTTTAGCAGACCGGCCTGGCAGTGAGATTAATATATTCTCTGGAACTACAACTATTTTAACCTCTGCCATAAGTGTCGAACAGGATTATGGATGGGTTCAATTCGATGCGGGTGCGTCAAGAACCCACTCTGCAAGTGAAAGTCCAAGAAATTATTACACTAATTTCAGGCTTGAAACTCAGGGAGCTGGTGCGCCTGGGTTTCCGTCCGATTCGGTTGGAATGACACCTGCAGGAGTTTTGAACTATTATGAGCCTAATGACGCAATGAGGCTCGATAATACGAATATCAATGAGACCAGACGAGATGAGACAAACTATACGGTGCAGTTAAATGCTACATTTCCATTCAATATAGGCTCACGTATAGACGGTGAAGTTAAGACTGGGGGTAAGGTACGGTGGTTTAATAAATCCAATGAGCAAAATCAATTTGGCAGAAGCTGGGCATATGCCGGTTTAGCATATAATGAACAAACGGGCGAACCAACAGGATATGAAGCTGATTTATTGAGATGTATTTACAATCAGTTCCCAAATGGTGAATTAAATGGGTATAACGTGTATCAGGAACAGGTTGTAAATGACTCAGACTATCAATACATCCCGATTGTATATTTTGACTCAGGATATTCCAGAAATGATTTCCTTTCAGGAGAGGGTGGGTTTCCAATCGGATATAATATTTCTCCCGAAGATGCAAAAGCTTTCACAGATGCGGCTGATAATTGTGTAGGGAGAGATGGCAGAGGAGGGATTTTCGAAAATGTAAATGCTTCGAGAAATAATGACTACTCTGGTGAAGAGAGAATTGACGCAGCTTACATTATGAGTGAAGTTAACCTTGGAAGATATGTGAAACTCATACCTGGAGTGCGGTGGGAGCATGAATATTCCCGATATGTTACTGAAAGATTCAGAGAAGTGGTAACGAATAATGTGGAACAACCGCCACAAGATGTCACAGAACTTGATGTGACTAGAAACTATAGTTTTATTCTGCCAATGGTTCATTTACAAATTGCTCCAACTGATTGGCTTCAAATTCGATTAGCAAGAACTGAAACCATCGCCAGACCTGACTATACCCAATACATACCGCGAACCAATGTAAATTCAATGTTTACTGAGATCAACGCGAACAATACCGATCTGAGGCCTGCAAAATCAAACAACTATGATGCGTCTGTGTCTGTTTATCAAAATCATGTTGGACTGTTTACCGTTTCAGGATTTCATAAAACTGTAGAAGACCTCCCTTTATGGAAGCGTTCACATCAGCGCACTCAGGATCCGTTGCCCGATGGACTTAATATTCCACAAGGAAGAGACATTAACGGTGATGGAACACCTGATGAACCTGATTGGACATGGAATGATCCCCGTATCACTACCTACATCAATGCGCCTTTTGATTCCGAATATTGGGGCATAGAATTCGATTGGCAGACGAATTTTTGGTACCTGCCATCTGTGTTTCAGGGACTTGTTCTGAATATAAACTATACAAGAATGTTTTCCGATACATCATTTTTGACTACAGTTACATCTCATCGAGAATGTGTAAACAACTGTGGAACACCATTTGCAACTTTTGAAAGGATATATAAAGATACATTAAGAACAGGGGCACGTGCATTTGATCAGCCGGCACACCTGGCAAATATCACCGTAGGATATGACTATAAAGGATTTTCTACTAGGTTATCGTATTTGTACCAGGGGGATAGATTGACAGGCGTTGCAAGTGCTACCGAGCCTGTACGTGACAGTTATTCTGCAGCTTACAGGCGGTGGGATCTGACTGTAAAACAACGTATTCAAGCAGGGTTTTTACAAAACGCAAACTTAGAGTTATTTGCCAACTTTAGTAACCTGACAAGTACACCTGACAGAAATTTAATTGGAGGGGATGGTGATCGAAGTCTTGGTTTTGGCAGCCCAACATTTGTAGAGTATTACGGTTTCACAATGGATCTGGGATTAAGATTTAGGCTTTGA
- a CDS encoding GAF domain-containing sensor histidine kinase: MIHADKKIKEEDRLKALYSYNILGTDPEEEFDDLTTLAAEIANAPISLINLIDRDTQLTKSATGIELKNRECSRESTVCQYTIKDTDILEIKNLSIDSRFDHIDSIKGDKGLRYYIGVPLLSEGKYPIGTLCILDYQERELSETQVRQLKIIAKQVMTHLELKRQNKKLVELNEYKMRLMKMLSHDMRSPLNGIIGLSSMLKEMDKNGNSEHLELLNIIEQSSNQLNQMIDEVMSYTIIESDGLQLEPKETDLQKVAEDMQKLYKAAAKIKEIDLQFYTENLEKPVTLDSEKFEQIMGNLLSNSIKYTKKGGSVTLSLIREKTPKTDHLELVVSDVGVGMEAELVQRLLSGKRAEVPGKGTSGEKSTGIGLSIVTHFVDLFGGTLDIKSEPGKGSRFEVNIPV, translated from the coding sequence ATGATTCACGCTGATAAAAAGATAAAAGAAGAAGACAGGCTAAAAGCTCTCTATTCATACAATATACTGGGTACAGATCCCGAAGAGGAGTTTGATGACCTCACGACCCTTGCTGCTGAAATTGCAAATGCGCCCATTTCTCTGATCAACCTGATTGATCGCGATACCCAGCTGACGAAATCAGCAACCGGAATTGAACTGAAAAACAGGGAGTGTTCCAGGGAATCAACGGTCTGTCAGTATACCATCAAGGATACCGATATTCTTGAAATTAAAAACCTTTCTATAGATTCCCGTTTTGATCACATTGATAGTATCAAAGGCGATAAAGGATTACGATATTATATTGGGGTACCGTTACTGAGTGAAGGAAAGTATCCTATTGGCACACTTTGCATACTGGACTACCAGGAGAGAGAACTTTCAGAAACGCAGGTTCGTCAGCTCAAAATCATTGCCAAACAGGTGATGACCCATCTTGAACTGAAACGACAAAACAAAAAGCTTGTTGAGCTGAACGAATATAAAATGAGGCTGATGAAGATGCTGAGTCACGATATGCGCTCGCCTCTTAACGGCATTATCGGTCTTTCAAGCATGCTTAAAGAGATGGATAAAAACGGGAACAGCGAACATCTCGAACTTCTGAATATTATAGAACAAAGTTCAAATCAATTGAACCAGATGATAGACGAGGTGATGAGCTACACCATCATAGAGTCTGACGGGCTTCAGCTCGAACCGAAAGAGACAGATCTGCAAAAGGTAGCTGAAGACATGCAAAAGCTCTACAAAGCGGCGGCGAAAATAAAAGAGATTGACCTTCAATTTTATACAGAAAATTTAGAAAAACCGGTTACTCTTGATAGCGAGAAGTTCGAGCAAATCATGGGGAATTTGTTGTCAAATTCCATTAAATACACAAAAAAAGGGGGAAGCGTAACACTCTCTTTAATTCGTGAAAAAACGCCCAAAACAGATCATCTCGAGCTTGTTGTGAGTGATGTGGGTGTGGGAATGGAGGCGGAACTGGTTCAAAGACTGCTCTCAGGAAAAAGAGCGGAGGTACCGGGAAAAGGAACCAGCGGCGAAAAAAGTACAGGTATCGGTTTAAGTATTGTCACGCATTTTGTGGATCTGTTCGGCGGCACACTTGATATTAAGAGCGAACCGGGAAAAGGGAGCCGGTTTGAGGTAAATATTCCGGTGTGA
- a CDS encoding response regulator has protein sequence MDKKILIIEDDLILSLSLEMMLKRIGFTHIEKAETGEEALEILAQFKPDLLLVDIQLGVGMTGIETVKKIQNTALIPALYITGNSDTFFRAQAEETQFLDYLIKPITYRELNEVLNTHLVSDER, from the coding sequence ATGGATAAAAAAATACTGATTATTGAAGACGACCTGATTCTTTCGCTGAGTTTGGAAATGATGTTGAAACGAATTGGGTTTACACATATAGAGAAAGCCGAAACCGGTGAAGAAGCTCTCGAGATTTTAGCGCAATTTAAGCCGGACCTGCTTTTGGTAGATATTCAGCTTGGTGTGGGGATGACCGGAATTGAAACGGTAAAAAAAATACAAAACACTGCATTAATTCCTGCACTGTACATTACCGGAAACTCCGATACATTTTTCAGGGCTCAGGCGGAAGAGACTCAATTTCTCGATTACCTCATTAAACCGATCACCTATCGCGAACTGAATGAAGTGCTGAATACTCACCTGGTGTCCGACGAAAGATAA
- a CDS encoding PAS domain S-box protein has protein sequence MSTKELQIEKGQMSLLNALPSAAAILNGAGDVVITNREWDQNCSSGFFFKTDKNTNFFEHCSKAAEQGSDDALKLIIGLRKILDREQDFFESTYSNKKTEDNEWYKVNLRSFENTGAILFIEDITDNVSAIRELRDSQEKYRQQFDHSINGIIIGTPTGEIYDANPAACKILGYTHQELIDGGRGLVLDLTHPLNKEAAEIREKKSFFEGEKQYIHKSGREISVMVSSVLFRDKDRGLTTINSFRDITKEKQIQKKLKNEQEFARTAIASIPGTFYVLDTDGTFLQWNEAFFNDLGYSQQDMFGLKPIDFFVEEDQELVSEKLNEALKEGAAETVARVKAKNGDVRVFKLNARSFKNENATYIVGTGMDITELVDAKSASDRHFQMMSQLFENAPIGIVMINQENKIIRINEGFNKLFGFKNGDVIGTNLNDLITKADTREEAEKAAVDAFDGALSQFESVRYTKNGEKVPVLVSTVPISEEGKVTAAYGIYVDLTPQKELEERITDLLCREREAREKAQNSLKEKEILLQEVHHRVKNNLAVIAGLLDLQLLEETDKEVFKKLSEVQSRIFSIAKIHETLYQEKNVVHIRFNSYLKSFINFLPQQGFTNEIISELNLNCDETVLNLNQAVPAGLMINELINVLLPESGKGNLMLDLKSDDKSVTISLCGAGLRVQNFKENLASEKFQYKLVDILVAQLDGTIDVDVDREMVIVSFSKNESKGSSNAFFS, from the coding sequence ATGAGTACAAAAGAACTACAGATAGAGAAGGGCCAGATGAGCCTTCTAAATGCACTACCATCGGCAGCAGCGATATTAAACGGAGCCGGTGATGTTGTGATAACGAATCGGGAATGGGATCAAAATTGTTCAAGTGGGTTTTTCTTTAAGACAGATAAAAATACAAACTTTTTTGAACACTGCAGTAAAGCCGCAGAACAAGGAAGCGATGATGCACTGAAACTGATCATTGGCTTACGAAAAATCCTTGACAGGGAGCAGGATTTTTTTGAGAGTACATACTCAAATAAAAAAACCGAAGATAATGAGTGGTATAAAGTAAATCTTCGTTCGTTCGAAAATACAGGCGCCATTCTGTTTATTGAAGATATCACCGATAATGTATCAGCAATTCGTGAACTTCGCGATTCCCAGGAGAAATACCGCCAGCAATTTGATCATTCTATAAATGGAATTATCATTGGCACGCCAACCGGGGAAATATATGATGCCAATCCTGCTGCCTGCAAAATATTGGGATACACTCACCAGGAATTGATAGATGGCGGACGGGGGCTCGTGCTGGACCTTACCCACCCCCTGAATAAAGAGGCAGCCGAAATAAGAGAGAAAAAATCGTTTTTTGAAGGAGAAAAACAATACATCCATAAATCAGGCCGTGAAATTTCTGTTATGGTGTCATCGGTGCTATTTCGGGACAAAGACCGGGGCCTCACTACAATTAACTCTTTCCGGGATATTACCAAGGAAAAACAGATTCAGAAAAAACTGAAAAATGAACAGGAGTTTGCCCGAACAGCTATTGCAAGTATTCCCGGAACATTTTATGTATTAGACACAGACGGTACTTTTTTGCAATGGAATGAAGCATTTTTCAATGATCTTGGATATTCACAGCAGGATATGTTCGGCCTGAAACCGATCGACTTTTTTGTGGAAGAAGATCAGGAGCTTGTATCTGAAAAACTAAATGAAGCACTAAAAGAGGGCGCCGCTGAAACGGTGGCTCGTGTGAAGGCTAAAAATGGTGATGTTCGGGTTTTTAAACTTAATGCCCGTTCATTCAAAAATGAAAACGCCACCTACATAGTGGGTACCGGGATGGACATCACCGAACTGGTTGATGCCAAATCAGCGAGTGACCGCCACTTCCAAATGATGAGTCAGCTTTTCGAGAATGCCCCGATTGGAATTGTGATGATCAACCAGGAAAACAAAATCATAAGGATAAATGAGGGTTTCAATAAGCTTTTTGGATTTAAAAACGGTGACGTAATCGGGACGAATCTAAACGATCTGATCACAAAAGCCGATACACGTGAAGAAGCGGAAAAGGCAGCTGTGGACGCTTTTGACGGTGCCTTATCTCAGTTTGAAAGCGTAAGATATACAAAAAATGGAGAGAAAGTTCCTGTTCTTGTGAGTACGGTGCCCATTTCAGAAGAAGGAAAGGTGACTGCAGCTTACGGCATATACGTAGATCTTACACCGCAAAAAGAGCTTGAAGAACGAATTACTGATCTGCTGTGCAGGGAGCGGGAAGCCCGCGAAAAAGCGCAGAATTCATTGAAAGAGAAAGAGATTCTGCTTCAGGAAGTTCATCATCGGGTAAAAAACAATCTTGCGGTTATTGCCGGATTGCTGGATCTGCAGCTTCTTGAAGAGACGGACAAAGAGGTATTTAAAAAACTGAGCGAAGTACAGAGCCGTATCTTTTCAATTGCAAAAATTCATGAAACACTCTACCAGGAAAAAAATGTAGTTCATATTCGATTCAACAGTTATCTGAAATCCTTCATCAATTTCCTGCCGCAGCAGGGCTTCACTAACGAAATTATATCAGAACTGAACCTGAATTGTGATGAAACGGTTCTAAACCTGAATCAGGCCGTGCCAGCAGGTTTAATGATTAATGAATTGATTAATGTTTTGCTCCCGGAATCAGGAAAAGGCAACCTGATGCTGGATCTGAAATCGGATGATAAGTCGGTGACAATTAGTCTGTGCGGAGCCGGGTTACGAGTGCAAAATTTCAAAGAGAATCTGGCATCTGAAAAATTTCAGTACAAGCTGGTTGACATATTAGTGGCACAGCTCGATGGAACCATTGATGTAGATGTAGATCGTGAAATGGTAATAGTTTCATTCAGCAAAAATGAATCGAAAGGTTCAAGTAATGCTTTTTTTAGTTAA
- a CDS encoding response regulator transcription factor: protein MDNSKQITVFLYTGYTPRASALKERITKACDGRAIISLIDSENSILEKRSRKENSVVVLDLPNIKRSAVQTVKLVKKRTSKTKLLAIHIYTTRLLVNPLLDAGVDGYLTYEPSPEQIKEAITSVLDGEQYLPVDILS, encoded by the coding sequence ATGGATAACAGTAAACAAATAACCGTATTTTTATATACCGGGTATACGCCACGAGCGTCAGCTTTGAAAGAGAGAATTACAAAAGCGTGCGATGGCAGGGCTATTATCTCGCTGATTGATAGTGAGAACTCTATTCTCGAAAAAAGATCCAGGAAAGAAAATTCTGTTGTAGTTTTAGATCTTCCAAATATAAAACGTTCAGCTGTTCAGACAGTTAAGCTGGTGAAAAAAAGGACCAGTAAAACCAAGCTTCTGGCTATTCATATCTATACAACCCGCTTACTTGTAAATCCGCTGCTCGATGCTGGCGTGGATGGATATCTTACGTACGAGCCCTCTCCCGAACAAATCAAAGAGGCGATTACTTCTGTATTGGATGGAGAGCAATATTTACCGGTTGATATTCTGAGTTAG
- a CDS encoding response regulator transcription factor, with the protein MANIKVLLVDDHKIVRDGIKLMLEPQAGIDVVAEAENGNKVKNLLKNTPVDVIVMDINMPDMNGIATTKLVKDQYPNIKVLALTMSSDDSHIRQMVQAGASGYIMKSAGREELTKAIHEVMEGKHYFSDQATQSIMMDLVKNKGKSSVPDPIHITERELEVLQMIVKEHTNQEIAEKLYISPRTVDAHRRNLLQKTGARNTAGLVKYAFQHGLVNGG; encoded by the coding sequence ATGGCGAATATAAAGGTACTTCTGGTAGACGACCATAAAATTGTTCGGGATGGAATTAAACTGATGCTTGAACCGCAGGCAGGAATCGATGTAGTGGCTGAAGCAGAAAATGGCAATAAGGTGAAGAACCTTTTGAAAAACACCCCGGTAGATGTCATTGTCATGGACATCAACATGCCTGATATGAATGGAATAGCTACAACGAAACTGGTTAAAGATCAATATCCCAATATAAAGGTCCTCGCATTAACAATGAGCAGTGATGACTCACATATCCGCCAGATGGTGCAGGCGGGTGCTTCGGGCTATATCATGAAAAGTGCTGGCCGTGAGGAGCTTACCAAGGCCATTCACGAAGTTATGGAGGGAAAGCACTATTTCAGCGATCAGGCGACACAAAGTATTATGATGGACCTTGTTAAAAATAAGGGAAAATCTTCTGTGCCGGATCCAATTCATATTACCGAAAGAGAGCTGGAGGTTTTGCAGATGATAGTGAAGGAGCATACGAATCAGGAGATTGCTGAGAAGCTGTATATCAGTCCGCGTACAGTGGATGCCCATCGCAGAAATCTTTTGCAAAAAACCGGTGCCCGTAATACGGCAGGTCTTGTGAAATATGCTTTTCAGCACGGGCTTGTTAATGGCGGTTAG